In a single window of the Nicotiana tomentosiformis chromosome 8, ASM39032v3, whole genome shotgun sequence genome:
- the LOC138897444 gene encoding uncharacterized protein — protein MTEIEAQAREANFQLGVDACYVCGESCHFMRDYPSRGGSGAAQLARLVAASLAPARPQGQVPQTPAGRGRGRGRAPTIGGLQNRTYTLVGRHDLEVSPNVVSDPGSTLSYVTPIVATKLGIGQEAIKPFEVATIVGDSVVARRIFRGCTVVIGDHSTKTYLIELEMVDFDVILGMDWLSSCYANVDCRVKMAQFNFP, from the exons ATGACAGAGATAGAGGCTCAAGCAAGAGAGGCAAATTTTCAG TTGGGTGTAGATGCATGTTATGTTTGTGGCGAGTCATGCCATTTTATGAGAGATTACCCATCTAGGGGTGGTAGTGGTGCAGCTCAGCTAGCGAGATTAGTTGCAGCTTCTTTAGCACCAGCACGCCCGCAAGGGCAAGTTCCTCAGACACCAgcgggccgtggtagaggccgaggcagagctcCTACTATAGGCGGTCTCCAGAATCGTACATACACTCTGGTTGGTCGTCATGACCTAGAGGTTTCACCAAACGTGGTTTCAG ATCCTGGTTCTACACTATCATATGTTACTCCCATTGTTGCTACTAAGTTAGGGATAGGACAAGAAGccattaaaccttttgaggtagcCACCATAGTTGGTGATTCAGTAGTAGCTAGGCGTATTTTTAGAGGTTGCACGGTTGTGATTGGCGACCACAGTACTAAAACTTACTTgattgagttagaaatggttgactttgatgttatacttggtatggattggttgtcttcttGCTATGCTAATGTTGACTGTAGAGTGAAGATGGCCCAGTTCAATTTTCCATAA